In Flavobacterium endoglycinae, one DNA window encodes the following:
- the pheS gene encoding phenylalanine--tRNA ligase subunit alpha has protein sequence MIDKIKQHIEEAKAFNDKNKESLEQFRIKYLGSKGLLKELFAEFKNIPNDQKKDFGQVINTLKAVAEEKVRVIQEELESKEESVGVFGDLTRAAEPVLIGSRHPISIVKNQIIDIFANIGFNVSEGPEIEDDWHNFTALNLPEYHPARDMQDTFFIQTNPDVLLRTHTSSVQVRYMENHKPPIRTISPGRVFRNEAISSRSHCIFHQVEGLYIDKDVSFADLKQTLLYFTKEMFGKSKIRLRPSYFPFTEPSAEIDIYWGLKTETDYRITKGTGWLEIGGCGMVDPNVLKNCDINPDEYNGFAFGMGVERIAMLLYQIGDIRMFYENDVRFLEQFKANI, from the coding sequence ATGATAGATAAGATAAAACAACATATAGAGGAAGCTAAAGCCTTTAATGATAAAAACAAAGAATCTTTAGAGCAATTCCGAATTAAATATTTAGGAAGTAAGGGGTTATTAAAGGAACTTTTTGCGGAGTTTAAAAATATTCCAAACGATCAGAAAAAAGATTTTGGACAAGTAATTAATACTCTTAAAGCGGTTGCCGAAGAAAAAGTAAGAGTTATTCAGGAAGAACTTGAAAGTAAAGAAGAAAGTGTAGGTGTTTTTGGTGATTTAACACGTGCAGCAGAACCGGTTCTTATTGGTTCTCGCCATCCTATTTCTATCGTTAAAAATCAGATTATAGATATTTTTGCCAATATCGGATTCAACGTTTCTGAAGGTCCAGAAATCGAAGACGACTGGCATAACTTTACGGCATTGAACTTGCCAGAATATCACCCAGCGCGTGATATGCAGGATACGTTTTTCATTCAAACCAATCCAGATGTCTTGTTGCGTACGCATACATCATCGGTTCAGGTGCGTTATATGGAAAATCACAAACCGCCAATCCGTACGATTTCACCGGGACGTGTTTTCCGTAATGAAGCAATTTCATCTCGTTCGCACTGTATTTTCCATCAAGTGGAAGGATTGTACATTGACAAAGATGTTTCTTTCGCCGATTTGAAACAAACGTTACTTTATTTCACTAAAGAAATGTTCGGAAAATCTAAAATTCGTCTTCGTCCGTCGTATTTCCCATTTACAGAGCCAAGTGCTGAAATTGATATCTATTGGGGATTAAAAACAGAAACCGATTACAGAATTACCAAAGGAACGGGCTGGTTAGAAATTGGAGGCTGCGGAATGGTAGATCCAAATGTTCTTAAAAATTGTGACATCAACCCAGACGAATACAACGGATTTGCTTTCGGAATGGGAGTAGAGCGTATTGCAATGCTTTTATACCAAATTGGAGATATCCGTATGTTCTACGAAAATGATGTTCGTTTCTTAGAGCAATTTAAAGCAAATATATAA
- a CDS encoding NUDIX hydrolase produces the protein MEKLQNIRIAVDAIVFGYKNNDLYVLLIEQKFGSADKYWALPGGLVQNEESLSDAVIRELHEETNVQLNFMEQLYTFGDDIFRDSRNRVISVAYYALVDASNLEIKANTDAERVQWFKIDEIPSLAFDHNLILKKAIARLKSKLTYEPIGFDLLPNEFLFSDLENLYCTILEKEIDRRNFRKKILSYGILEQTDKIAPVKNGRPAKLFKFNKLKYNLLVKEGFHFEIKFA, from the coding sequence ATGGAAAAGTTACAAAATATTAGAATAGCAGTTGATGCGATTGTTTTTGGTTATAAAAACAATGATTTATACGTGTTATTAATTGAACAAAAGTTTGGTTCAGCCGATAAATATTGGGCGTTACCAGGAGGTTTGGTACAGAATGAAGAATCTTTGAGCGATGCGGTTATTCGTGAATTGCACGAAGAAACGAATGTGCAGCTTAATTTCATGGAACAGCTTTACACTTTTGGAGATGATATTTTTAGAGATTCCAGAAACCGTGTTATTTCGGTTGCGTATTATGCTTTGGTCGATGCCTCGAATTTAGAAATTAAAGCCAATACTGATGCCGAAAGAGTACAATGGTTTAAGATTGATGAAATTCCGTCTTTGGCATTCGATCATAATTTGATTTTGAAAAAAGCCATTGCAAGATTAAAATCAAAACTGACTTACGAGCCAATCGGTTTCGATTTGCTTCCTAATGAATTTTTATTTTCTGATTTAGAAAACCTGTATTGTACCATTTTGGAAAAGGAAATTGACAGAAGAAATTTCAGAAAAAAAATATTGAGTTACGGTATTTTGGAACAAACCGATAAAATTGCTCCCGTTAAAAACGGAAGACCAGCAAAACTTTTTAAGTTTAATAAACTGAAATACAATTTATTAGTTAAAGAAGGCTTCCACTTCGAAATAAAGTTTGCGTAA
- a CDS encoding iron-containing alcohol dehydrogenase, which yields MLNFELYNPTNLVFGKGQISKLSTLVPKNAKILLAYGGGSIFKNGIYDQVIHNLKGFDIVEFGGIEPNPRFETLMKAVDVIKAEKIDFILAVGGGSVIDGVKFISAAVNFDGNPIDILQKRILIKENAMPFGTVLTLPATGSEMNSGYVVTIEATQEKLSSGGSALFPQFSICDPSVIASLPKRQIENGVVDAYTHVMEQYLTYPTDAFLQDRIAEGVLQTLIEVGPGIVKNPTDYTLASNFMWSCTMALNGLIQKGVPSDWATHMIGHELTALYEIDHARTLAIIGPSLYHVMFETKKGKLAQYGRRIFNLTGSDEEVAKEAINKTVEFFHTMGMDTKLSQYTEDYSKTADFIVNRFDERGWKGLGENQLVTLDKVRSIVELSY from the coding sequence ATGCTAAACTTTGAATTATACAACCCTACGAATTTAGTTTTCGGGAAAGGGCAGATTTCAAAACTTTCGACTTTAGTACCAAAAAATGCTAAAATTCTTTTGGCTTATGGTGGCGGAAGTATCTTTAAAAACGGAATTTACGATCAGGTAATCCACAATCTGAAAGGTTTTGATATTGTAGAATTTGGCGGAATCGAACCAAACCCTAGATTTGAAACGTTGATGAAAGCCGTTGATGTAATTAAAGCAGAAAAAATCGATTTTATCCTTGCTGTTGGCGGCGGATCTGTAATTGATGGTGTGAAATTTATTTCAGCTGCGGTTAATTTTGACGGAAATCCAATTGATATTCTTCAAAAAAGAATCTTGATTAAAGAAAATGCAATGCCATTCGGAACTGTTTTAACGTTACCAGCAACGGGAAGTGAAATGAATTCTGGATATGTAGTAACCATTGAAGCTACTCAGGAAAAATTATCTTCTGGCGGAAGCGCTTTGTTTCCTCAATTCTCTATTTGTGATCCTTCGGTAATTGCATCTTTACCAAAAAGGCAAATCGAAAATGGTGTTGTAGATGCTTACACACACGTAATGGAGCAATATTTAACGTATCCAACGGATGCTTTTCTTCAGGATAGAATTGCCGAAGGTGTTCTTCAAACTCTAATTGAAGTTGGACCTGGAATTGTAAAAAATCCAACCGATTATACTTTGGCTTCGAATTTTATGTGGAGCTGTACTATGGCTTTAAACGGATTAATTCAAAAAGGTGTTCCAAGTGATTGGGCAACGCATATGATTGGTCACGAATTGACTGCTCTTTACGAAATTGACCATGCCAGAACTTTGGCCATTATAGGTCCAAGTTTGTATCATGTGATGTTCGAAACTAAAAAGGGAAAACTGGCACAATACGGAAGAAGAATCTTTAATTTAACAGGTTCTGATGAAGAAGTAGCAAAAGAAGCGATCAACAAAACCGTAGAATTTTTCCATACCATGGGAATGGACACCAAACTTTCTCAATACACAGAAGATTATTCTAAAACAGCCGACTTTATCGTAAATCGTTTCGACGAAAGAGGCTGGAAAGGTTTAGGCGAAAATCAATTGGTGACTTTAGACAAAGTGAGATCTATTGTGGAACTTTCATATTAA
- a CDS encoding CvpA family protein yields MSFFDIIVGALLCYSLYKGIKNGLFVEVASFISLLLGIYLAIKFSSLMTGMISKHVSWNPTNIQITAFILTFILVVIGVYFLAKILTGIADFAMLGWMNKLGGGFFRVLKTILILSIFIALFEKINFNNTFAKQETLDKSIFYNPVKKVAAFVYPSIEKWYESFKKEHSQKPEEKENSEKG; encoded by the coding sequence ATGAGTTTTTTTGATATTATCGTCGGTGCGCTTTTGTGTTACAGTTTATACAAAGGCATTAAAAACGGACTTTTTGTAGAAGTTGCTTCTTTTATTTCGCTGTTATTAGGCATTTATCTTGCGATTAAATTTTCTTCTTTAATGACGGGAATGATTTCAAAACATGTTTCTTGGAATCCGACTAATATTCAGATCACGGCTTTTATCTTAACTTTTATTCTGGTTGTCATTGGAGTTTATTTCTTGGCCAAAATCCTAACCGGAATTGCCGATTTTGCCATGTTAGGCTGGATGAATAAGTTAGGTGGCGGATTTTTCAGAGTCTTAAAAACCATTCTGATTCTGAGTATTTTTATTGCTTTGTTCGAAAAAATCAATTTCAACAACACTTTTGCCAAACAAGAAACTTTGGATAAATCTATTTTTTACAATCCGGTGAAAAAAGTCGCGGCTTTTGTTTATCCGTCAATCGAAAAATGGTACGAAAGTTTTAAAAAAGAGCATTCTCAGAAACCTGAAGAAAAAGAAAATTCAGAGAAAGGATAA
- a CDS encoding NAD(P)H-dependent glycerol-3-phosphate dehydrogenase, which translates to MSEKLKFAVIGGGSWATAIAKMLCVNLSEIAWYMRNESAIEHIQKYKHNPNYLSSVEFDINKLKLTSNINEAIEYADYIIFAIPSAFLDAELQNMTVSLSDKIIFSAIKGIVPETSLIVGEHFHIQYDIPYYNIGVITGPCHAEEVALERLSYLTIACGDPDKAKIVAKSLSGNYIKAKISDDIIGTEYAAMLKNIYSIAAGIAHGLGYGDNFQSVLMSNAIREMKKFIRKVHKMKRNINDSAYLGDLLVTGYSVFSRNRMFGNMIGKGYTVKSAMMEMSMVAEGYYATKSAYKLNQGYGAKTPIIDAVYAVLYDGKDAKTVFKKLTESLD; encoded by the coding sequence ATGAGTGAAAAATTAAAATTTGCAGTAATTGGTGGTGGAAGCTGGGCAACGGCAATTGCAAAAATGTTATGCGTTAATCTTTCCGAAATTGCGTGGTATATGCGTAATGAGTCTGCCATAGAGCATATTCAGAAATACAAACACAATCCAAACTATTTAAGTTCAGTTGAATTTGACATTAACAAACTCAAATTAACAAGCAATATAAATGAGGCTATTGAATACGCAGATTATATCATTTTTGCTATTCCTTCAGCTTTCTTAGATGCCGAACTTCAAAATATGACAGTTTCGCTGTCTGATAAAATTATATTTTCAGCTATTAAAGGAATTGTGCCCGAAACCAGTTTAATTGTTGGTGAGCATTTCCATATTCAATACGATATCCCCTATTACAATATTGGAGTAATTACTGGTCCTTGCCACGCCGAAGAAGTAGCATTAGAAAGACTTTCTTATTTAACTATTGCGTGTGGAGATCCTGATAAAGCCAAAATCGTGGCTAAGTCACTTTCAGGAAATTATATCAAAGCTAAAATTTCAGACGATATCATCGGAACTGAATATGCGGCGATGCTGAAAAACATTTATTCGATTGCTGCCGGAATTGCACATGGTTTAGGTTATGGCGATAACTTCCAGTCGGTTTTAATGAGTAATGCGATTCGTGAGATGAAGAAATTCATTAGAAAAGTACACAAAATGAAACGTAACATTAATGATTCAGCTTATTTGGGCGATTTATTGGTTACAGGATATTCGGTTTTCTCAAGAAATAGAATGTTCGGAAACATGATAGGAAAAGGATATACTGTAAAAAGCGCTATGATGGAAATGAGCATGGTTGCCGAAGGTTATTACGCCACAAAAAGCGCTTATAAACTCAATCAAGGCTACGGTGCCAAAACGCCAATTATCGATGCGGTTTACGCTGTTTTATATGATGGAAAAGATGCCAAAACAGTTTTCAAGAAATTAACGGAGTCTTTGGATTAA
- a CDS encoding PKD domain-containing protein — MKKISTILMFIMLFFIINSCSKSDDEAIVDCLGDSILTELKHPVDAADSKKINFSIEYAGSDRTLSNVKWTFGDGQTATGLSVSHTYSTAGSYTVKAEVTTKKGSSSECTHEKTKTITVN, encoded by the coding sequence ATGAAAAAGATCTCAACTATTTTAATGTTTATAATGCTGTTTTTTATAATTAATTCTTGCAGTAAAAGTGATGATGAAGCTATAGTAGATTGTTTAGGAGATTCTATTCTTACTGAATTAAAACATCCTGTAGATGCAGCGGATTCAAAAAAAATTAACTTTTCAATTGAATACGCTGGCAGCGATAGAACGCTGAGTAATGTAAAATGGACTTTTGGAGATGGACAAACAGCAACAGGTCTTTCAGTTTCTCATACCTACAGTACAGCGGGTTCTTATACAGTTAAGGCAGAAGTTACTACAAAAAAAGGTAGTTCTTCAGAATGTACTCATGAGAAAACGAAAACAATTACTGTGAATTAG
- a CDS encoding LysR family transcriptional regulator produces the protein MVNLEWYRTFKAVYKNGNFSVAAKELFMSQPAVSQQISMLEAHVGNKLFNRKSKGVEPTEYAKLLNNLIIDALDRLESVETGFRAKAEDATRLISVGISKHLFDCIGNLLISKFDLIDFTFAENDELFALVDSKKLDFAITTKRFDTFDTTYEIVGKIKLILVAPSSLDITEFRQKLKADNFTEIEQWLNAQKWYSHDARIPHIKLFWLHAFNKKRPSMVPNYIIPSESEMLRLLAKNDGVAVTWNCNARNYIKENKLQLVWNSFHVPEEFVYLLTPKNNSAKSIFDVIEKELKLFFGNRL, from the coding sequence ATGGTAAATTTAGAATGGTACAGAACCTTTAAGGCAGTGTATAAAAACGGAAACTTTTCAGTAGCCGCAAAAGAATTGTTTATGAGCCAGCCAGCCGTTAGTCAGCAGATTTCAATGTTGGAAGCTCACGTTGGAAATAAATTATTCAATCGGAAATCGAAAGGAGTAGAGCCAACAGAATACGCTAAGTTACTGAATAATTTGATAATAGATGCGCTCGATCGTCTTGAAAGTGTCGAAACTGGTTTTAGAGCCAAAGCAGAAGATGCGACAAGACTAATTTCGGTTGGAATTTCAAAACATCTTTTTGACTGTATTGGAAATCTCTTAATCTCCAAGTTTGATTTAATTGATTTTACTTTCGCAGAAAATGACGAACTTTTTGCATTGGTAGATTCTAAAAAACTCGATTTTGCCATTACTACAAAACGATTCGATACTTTTGATACCACTTATGAAATTGTGGGTAAAATCAAACTGATTTTGGTCGCGCCGTCAAGTTTGGACATAACTGAATTCCGCCAAAAATTAAAAGCAGATAATTTTACGGAAATTGAACAATGGCTTAATGCACAAAAATGGTATAGTCATGATGCGCGAATTCCACATATAAAATTATTCTGGCTTCATGCTTTTAATAAAAAAAGACCATCAATGGTGCCTAATTATATCATTCCATCAGAATCTGAAATGTTGAGATTGTTGGCAAAAAATGATGGAGTTGCCGTGACTTGGAATTGCAATGCAAGAAATTATATAAAAGAAAACAAATTACAGTTGGTGTGGAACAGTTTTCACGTTCCCGAAGAATTTGTGTATTTGCTAACGCCTAAAAATAACAGTGCCAAATCAATTTTCGATGTAATTGAAAAAGAGCTCAAATTATTTTTTGGTAATAGATTATAA
- a CDS encoding type 1 glutamine amidotransferase domain-containing protein yields MKKIALFAITAFTAVSFSALAQKSNKKGMKKVLFVVTSNDKLGNTGEKTGFWSEEFAAPYYELLDQGVEITIASPLGGQPPIDPKSADPASATEDTKRFDADQVLQEKLKNTLKLSTVNQKDYDAVFYPGGHGPLWDLVEDKSSIALIEAFYTHNKPVAFVCHAPAVLKNVKVKGEYLVKGKKITGFTNAEEEAVGLTKVVPFLLEDALASNGGIFSKGPNWQPYAVADGLLITGQNPASSKLVAGKLLQELK; encoded by the coding sequence ATGAAGAAAATAGCACTATTCGCAATAACTGCATTTACAGCCGTAAGCTTTTCAGCATTGGCTCAAAAATCAAATAAAAAAGGTATGAAAAAAGTATTGTTTGTTGTTACCAGCAATGATAAACTGGGCAACACAGGAGAAAAAACCGGATTCTGGTCTGAAGAATTCGCAGCACCTTATTATGAATTACTAGATCAGGGAGTAGAAATTACAATTGCTTCTCCGCTTGGAGGACAACCGCCAATTGATCCAAAAAGTGCTGATCCAGCATCGGCAACTGAAGATACTAAGCGTTTTGATGCTGACCAAGTTTTACAGGAAAAATTAAAAAACACTTTGAAACTTTCAACCGTTAACCAAAAAGATTACGACGCTGTATTTTATCCGGGTGGTCACGGTCCGCTTTGGGATTTAGTGGAAGATAAAAGCTCAATTGCTTTAATAGAAGCTTTTTACACGCATAACAAACCTGTAGCCTTTGTATGTCATGCCCCTGCGGTTTTAAAAAATGTAAAAGTAAAAGGCGAATATCTGGTAAAAGGCAAAAAAATAACTGGTTTTACAAATGCCGAAGAAGAAGCAGTTGGTTTAACTAAAGTGGTTCCATTTTTATTGGAAGATGCATTGGCATCAAACGGAGGAATTTTTTCTAAAGGACCAAACTGGCAGCCTTACGCAGTAGCCGACGGACTTTTAATTACAGGTCAAAACCCAGCTTCGTCTAAATTGGTAGCTGGAAAATTGCTGCAAGAGTTGAAATAA